From Enhydrobacter sp., the proteins below share one genomic window:
- a CDS encoding alpha/beta hydrolase, translating into MTTFVLIHGAYQGGWIWNRVAERLRARGHLVLAPTLDGCAERKDQVRAGITTETHAAEIALLLFYRDLKDVVLAGTSTGGMVMARAAELARERVARVVFADALALLDGEALPDIVKRPTAVNTELTTGPSRHDFETRLFADLDPATKAWALDRCTPHPIAAMEAPVRLERFWDLAWDASVIWCRRSANPPRAHQRRAAERLNGRWHELDTGHYPMLTEPEALARLIAEG; encoded by the coding sequence ATGACCACCTTCGTGCTGATCCACGGGGCCTACCAGGGCGGCTGGATCTGGAACCGGGTCGCCGAACGCCTGCGCGCACGGGGCCATCTCGTGCTGGCGCCCACGCTGGACGGCTGCGCCGAGCGCAAGGACCAGGTGCGCGCCGGCATCACCACCGAGACGCACGCCGCCGAGATCGCCCTGCTGCTGTTCTACCGCGACCTGAAGGACGTCGTCCTCGCTGGCACCAGCACCGGCGGCATGGTGATGGCGCGCGCCGCCGAGCTGGCGCGCGAGCGCGTCGCCCGCGTGGTCTTCGCCGACGCGCTCGCCCTGCTCGACGGCGAGGCGCTGCCCGACATCGTCAAGCGGCCGACGGCGGTGAACACCGAGCTGACCACCGGGCCGTCGCGCCACGATTTCGAGACGCGCCTGTTCGCCGACCTCGACCCGGCGACCAAGGCGTGGGCGCTCGACCGCTGCACGCCCCATCCGATCGCCGCCATGGAGGCGCCGGTGCGGCTCGAGCGCTTCTGGGACCTGGCGTGGGACGCCTCGGTGATCTGGTGCAGGCGCAGCGCCAACCCGCCGCGCGCCCACCAGCGCCGCGCGGCGGAGCGCCTGAACGGCCGCTGGCACGAGCTCGACACCGGCCACTATCCGATGCTGACCGAGCCCGAGGCGCTGGCCCGCCTGATCGCCGAGGGCTGA
- a CDS encoding NAD(P)-dependent oxidoreductase: MAGKVGFIGLGAMGGPMALNLAKAGFELVVHDIDAAKTGPLRAAGAAVAGSAEQVAAAAERTVVIVETTEQVEAVTIGGHGIIRGAKPGHVVACMATIDPFAAQAIADRLAAVDIAMLDAPVSGGTARARSGELSVIVGGSADALARCADLFAAMGNRTFHVGPLGSGLAMKLVNNMLVQVNTVAVAEALVLGVKAGLDPQTIYEVVRVSTGASAAWEMRVPRILAGDFAPGGTVDISYKDQELETAFAKRLGVPLLLANLTQQVYQMARAEGLNKQDGAAIVKVFERLAGVTVKGGGQ, encoded by the coding sequence ATGGCCGGCAAGGTCGGATTCATCGGGCTCGGCGCCATGGGCGGGCCGATGGCGCTCAACCTCGCGAAGGCGGGGTTCGAGCTGGTGGTCCACGACATCGACGCGGCGAAGACCGGGCCGCTGCGCGCGGCCGGCGCCGCGGTCGCCGGCTCGGCCGAGCAGGTCGCCGCCGCGGCCGAGCGCACGGTCGTCATCGTCGAGACCACCGAGCAGGTCGAGGCGGTGACCATCGGCGGGCACGGCATCATCCGCGGCGCGAAGCCCGGCCACGTCGTCGCCTGCATGGCGACCATCGACCCGTTCGCCGCGCAGGCCATCGCCGACCGGCTGGCGGCGGTCGACATCGCCATGCTCGACGCGCCGGTGAGCGGCGGCACGGCGCGCGCCCGCTCGGGCGAGCTGTCGGTGATCGTCGGCGGCAGCGCCGACGCGCTCGCCAGATGCGCCGACCTGTTCGCGGCGATGGGCAACCGGACCTTCCATGTCGGCCCGCTCGGCAGCGGGCTCGCCATGAAGCTGGTCAACAACATGCTGGTCCAGGTCAACACCGTGGCGGTGGCCGAGGCCCTGGTGCTGGGCGTCAAGGCGGGGCTCGATCCGCAGACGATCTACGAGGTGGTGCGCGTCTCGACCGGCGCCAGCGCCGCCTGGGAGATGCGCGTGCCGCGCATCCTGGCCGGCGACTTCGCGCCGGGCGGCACGGTCGACATCTCCTACAAGGACCAGGAGCTGGAGACCGCCTTCGCCAAGCGGCTGGGCGTGCCGCTGCTGCTCGCCAACCTGACGCAGCAGGTCTACCAGATGGCGCGCGCCGAAGGGCTCAACAAGCAGGACGGGGCGGCGATCGTGAAGGTGTTCGAGCGCCTGGCGGGCGTGACGGTGAAAGGCGGCGGGCAATGA
- a CDS encoding SDR family oxidoreductase, translating to MRFTNKVALITAAANGIGRATAAIMAREGATVIAADNHEGRLAEAVPALRREIGGSVGRVEGRQVDALDAAQVDRLVADTLRDHGRIDILVNAVGGSTVIDDPTATTDRLSLADWQKLIAFNLDGTFLCCHAVIPAMKRQRAGKIVNLASIAGRGLSFNSSSAYAAAKGGIIAFTRKLAHELGPDGINVNAIAPSVTLTERIRPHWEKRSQAAQAEEIERTPLRRVAEAVDQARVICFLASEDADFVTGLTIDVTGGV from the coding sequence ATGCGGTTCACCAACAAGGTGGCGCTGATCACGGCGGCGGCCAACGGCATCGGCCGCGCCACCGCCGCCATCATGGCGCGCGAGGGCGCCACGGTGATCGCCGCCGACAACCACGAGGGCCGGCTGGCCGAGGCCGTGCCGGCGCTGCGCCGCGAGATCGGCGGCTCGGTCGGCCGGGTCGAGGGCCGCCAGGTCGACGCCCTCGACGCGGCGCAGGTCGACCGGCTGGTGGCCGACACGCTGCGCGATCACGGCCGGATCGACATCCTGGTCAACGCCGTCGGCGGCAGCACGGTGATCGACGATCCGACGGCGACCACCGACAGGCTGAGCCTCGCCGACTGGCAGAAGCTGATCGCCTTCAACCTCGACGGCACGTTCCTGTGCTGCCACGCCGTGATCCCCGCGATGAAGCGCCAGCGCGCCGGCAAGATCGTCAACCTCGCCTCGATCGCCGGCCGCGGGCTGAGCTTCAACAGCTCGAGCGCCTATGCCGCGGCCAAGGGCGGCATCATCGCCTTCACCCGCAAGCTCGCCCACGAGCTCGGGCCCGACGGCATCAACGTCAACGCGATCGCGCCCAGCGTCACCCTGACCGAGCGCATCCGGCCGCACTGGGAGAAGCGCTCGCAGGCGGCACAAGCGGAGGAGATCGAGCGCACGCCGCTGCGCCGCGTCGCCGAGGCGGTCGACCAGGCCCGCGTGATCTGCTTCCTCGCCTCCGAGGACGCCGACTTCGTCACCGGCCTCACCATCGACGTCACCGGCGGGGTGTAG
- a CDS encoding enoyl-CoA hydratase/isomerase family protein encodes MAVVETERHGQVLVVRMNRPERLNALNHEMRSELAEIWSDFRHSKELEVAIFTGAGRGFCAGEDMKESLQSGTPGGKRPAREDPFMAGTLEKPVIAAVNGFAMGGGFMLVERTDLRLAVPEAVFEVSEAKRWLLGGYNHGHIANLPYPVAMEMALGFRFTAQRFHEIGFLNRLVPADRLMPEALAMAEHLLSLPPASRVNTVHMMRQMRPAPTAQQEKLARALHEHGAKSDLMESRAAFAEKRKPDFKGWNDPQDRYRLPTLDSVK; translated from the coding sequence ATGGCCGTCGTCGAAACCGAACGTCACGGACAGGTGCTGGTGGTGCGGATGAACCGCCCCGAGCGCCTCAACGCCCTCAACCACGAGATGCGCAGCGAGCTCGCCGAGATCTGGTCGGACTTCCGCCACAGCAAGGAGCTCGAGGTCGCCATCTTCACCGGCGCCGGACGCGGCTTCTGCGCCGGCGAGGACATGAAGGAATCGCTGCAGTCGGGCACGCCGGGCGGCAAGCGGCCGGCCAGGGAAGACCCGTTCATGGCCGGCACGCTCGAGAAGCCGGTGATCGCCGCGGTCAACGGCTTCGCCATGGGCGGCGGCTTCATGCTGGTCGAGCGCACCGACCTCCGGCTCGCCGTGCCGGAGGCGGTGTTCGAGGTCTCCGAGGCCAAGCGCTGGCTGCTCGGCGGCTACAATCACGGCCACATCGCCAACCTGCCCTACCCGGTCGCCATGGAGATGGCGCTCGGCTTCCGCTTCACCGCGCAGCGCTTCCACGAGATCGGCTTCCTCAACCGGCTGGTGCCGGCCGACCGGCTGATGCCGGAGGCGCTGGCGATGGCCGAGCACCTGCTTAGCCTGCCGCCGGCGTCGCGGGTCAACACCGTGCACATGATGCGCCAGATGCGGCCCGCGCCGACGGCGCAGCAGGAGAAGCTCGCCAGGGCGCTGCACGAGCACGGCGCCAAGAGCGACCTGATGGAATCGCGCGCCGCCTTCGCCGAGAAGCGCAAGCCCGACTTCAAGGGCTGGAACGATCCGCAGGACCGCTACCGCCTGCCGACCCTCGATTCGGTGAAGTGA
- a CDS encoding two pore domain potassium channel family protein, whose protein sequence is MQTVPLRDRLQRLYFGGDREARRFRYGLVAFDVVTIAAFLVSSTVGVRGWVVALDLALAVLLSVEFAARLYAEPSRRKALLSFVAVADIVVIATLLLPLFVENLAFLRIARALRLLRSYHLLRDLRRDSPWFRGHEDIIQRTVNLGVFIFIVTSLVFVTQHNINPQIVTYVDALYFTITTLTTTGFGDITLTGPGGRILAVVIMVVGVGLFLRLLQAIFRPSKVHHECPDCGLLVHDADAVHCKHCGRVLHIETEGVG, encoded by the coding sequence ATGCAGACCGTGCCCCTGCGGGACAGACTCCAGCGACTCTATTTCGGCGGCGACCGCGAGGCGCGCCGCTTCCGCTACGGGCTGGTGGCGTTCGACGTCGTCACCATCGCGGCCTTTCTCGTCTCGTCGACGGTCGGCGTGCGGGGCTGGGTGGTGGCGCTCGACCTCGCCCTGGCGGTGCTGCTGTCGGTCGAGTTCGCCGCCCGGCTCTATGCCGAGCCGTCGCGCCGCAAGGCGCTGCTGAGCTTCGTCGCGGTCGCCGACATCGTCGTCATCGCCACCCTGCTGCTGCCGCTGTTCGTCGAGAACCTCGCCTTCCTGCGCATCGCCCGCGCGCTCCGGCTGCTGCGCTCCTACCACCTGCTGCGCGACCTGCGGCGCGATTCGCCGTGGTTCCGCGGCCACGAGGACATCATCCAGCGCACGGTCAATCTCGGCGTCTTCATCTTCATCGTCACGTCGCTGGTGTTCGTCACCCAGCACAACATCAACCCGCAGATCGTCACCTACGTCGACGCGCTCTATTTCACCATCACCACGCTGACCACCACCGGCTTCGGCGACATCACGCTCACCGGGCCGGGCGGCCGCATCCTCGCCGTCGTCATCATGGTGGTCGGCGTCGGCCTGTTCCTGCGCCTGCTGCAGGCGATCTTCCGGCCGAGCAAGGTCCACCACGAATGCCCCGACTGCGGCCTGCTGGTGCACGATGCGGACGCCGTCCATTGCAAGCATTGCGGACGGGTGCTGCACATCGAGACCGAGGGGGTTGGCTGA
- a CDS encoding DUF2569 family protein, giving the protein MREWKQLSIDEAKAHPLYGVKGWLLVVLVLLALGALNVLYGLLTYSETAAIYGAYTPLYIVVSAVGGLIGACLAYLGFTRDRRFPKYVVTWLYVVIALGAFNLLWTPFVVAAGMRSFVIGAGILGLVHIALLIWYFRASKRVNVTYFHRERAGA; this is encoded by the coding sequence ATGCGGGAGTGGAAGCAGCTCAGCATCGACGAAGCCAAGGCGCATCCACTCTACGGAGTGAAGGGCTGGCTCCTGGTCGTCCTGGTCCTCTTGGCGTTGGGAGCGCTCAACGTGCTCTATGGCCTGCTGACCTATTCCGAAACGGCGGCCATATACGGCGCCTATACGCCGCTCTACATCGTCGTCTCCGCGGTTGGCGGCTTGATCGGCGCCTGTCTCGCCTATCTCGGCTTCACCAGGGATCGCCGCTTTCCGAAGTACGTCGTCACCTGGCTCTATGTCGTCATCGCGCTCGGAGCGTTCAATCTGCTTTGGACGCCCTTCGTGGTCGCCGCCGGGATGCGCTCGTTCGTGATCGGTGCCGGGATTCTCGGCCTCGTCCACATTGCCCTTCTCATCTGGTACTTCAGGGCCTCGAAGCGCGTGAACGTCACGTATTTCCACCGTGAACGGGCGGGTGCCTGA